In the Setaria italica strain Yugu1 chromosome VI, Setaria_italica_v2.0, whole genome shotgun sequence genome, one interval contains:
- the LOC101779775 gene encoding CAX-interacting protein 4, producing the protein MPATAGRVRMPANNRVHSSAALQTHGIWQSAIGYDPYAPENNKQQQPGRPSSSVSANAAAAAANDAAASAAAAASASSGSGAGDGNAYTSFQGLLALARITGSHSDETRGSCKRCGRVGHLTFQCRNFLSVKDLDLDYADAEAAAQAAALAKFREIKKKAAVGGDADGVSDDEEEEDDDSDSSDSDVDPELEKIIAERERARNGGRRSKEEEKKSSHHRRSRSSKRKSKHARSRKSDDSEEEGTRGREKKKRASRSKKHERSDEDSSDSDSDRKRHRKSRKDRNRHKSHRRSVDSSDEEDVSGGEERRRRRRHHKRRHHKRDASDSDTGGSESADEKKRSGKRRRHRRSENNGLDEDERHGHRGAKRSEEKSRDRKKN; encoded by the coding sequence atgccggcgacggcggggcgggTCCGCATGCCGGCGAACAACCGCGTGCACAGCAGCGCGGCGCTGCAGACGCACGGCATCTGGCAGAGCGCCATCGGCTACGACCCCTACGCGCCCGAGAacaacaagcagcagcagccgggccgcccctcctcctccgtctccgCCAACGCCGCAGCCGCGGCCGCCAACGATGccgcggccagcgccgccgccgccgccagcgcctcgTCCGGATCCGGGGCGGGGGACGGCAACGCCTACACCAGCTTCCAGGGCCTCCTCGCGCTCGCGCGCATCACCGGCTCCCACTCCGACGAGACCCGCGGCTCCTGCAAGAGGTGCGGCCGCGTCGGCCACCTCACCTTCCAGTGCCGCAACTTCCTCTCCGTCAAGGACCTCGACCTCGACTACGCGGacgccgaggccgcggcgcaggcggccgcGCTGGCCAAGTTTAGGGAGATTAAGAAGAAGGCTGCTGTGGGTGGGGACGCGGATGGggtttctgatgatgaggaagaggaggacgatGACAGCGATTCCTCTGATTCGGATGTCGACCCTGAGCTGGAGAAGATAATCGCTGAGCGCGAGCGTGCCAGGAATGGGGGAAGGAGgtccaaggaggaagagaagaagtcGAGCCACCACCGTAGGAGCAGAAGCAGCAAGAGAAAATCGAAGCACGCAAGGAGCAGGAAGAGTGATGACAGTGAGGAGGAAGGCACACGAGgcagggagaagaagaagagagccaGCCGATCGAAAAAACATGAGAGATCAGATGAGGACAGCAGCGATAGTGACTCCGATAGGAAGAGGCACAGGAAGAGCAGGAAGGACAGGAACAGGCACAAGAGCCACCGCAGGAGTGTTGACTCGTCAGATGAGGAGGATGTGTCTGGAGGTGAAGAaaggaggcgccgccgccgccaccacaagCGGCGCCATCACAAGAGGGATGCATCTGACAGTGACACTGGTGGCAGCGAGTCcgcagatgagaagaagcgatCCGGCAAGAGGAGGAGGCACCGCAGGTCAGAGAACAATGGGTTGGATGAGGACGAGCGACATGGTCATCGGGGAGCAAAGCGTTCTGAGGAGAAGAGCAGGGACCGCAAGAAGAACTAG
- the LOC101780183 gene encoding AT-hook motif nuclear-localized protein 7 encodes MEAKSGEPSAAPSPAPMAAAAAAAPVVTAAPEATVSFQSPAPSAAVEKGSSSGVLVSPPATGPPPPAAGPAAAGVGGALALGPVAMKVPKKRGRPRKYGPDGSLIRPLNATPISASAPMAAAVAAGQYTPASAVGAAMKRGRGRPLDFAAAAAAGKQHQHHQLHHHHQPFGFHFDSIGDMVACSAGANFTPHIITVAPGEDVTMKVISFSQQGPRAICILSANGVISNVTLRQPDSSGGTLTYEGRFELLSLSGSFMPTENSGTRSRSGGMSVSLASPDGRVVGGGVAGLLVAASPVQIVVGSFLPSYQLEQKHKKPRVDPAPTLPQTPPAIPISSVDTHSGEQGQHSSAAHQRTVNVVTSAYGADQSWASPAQPTPEASRTPSGDQKTTASGS; translated from the exons ATGGAGGCCAAGTCGGGGGAACCGAGTGCCGCGCCGTCGCCTGCGCCtatggcggcagcggcagcggcggcgccagtaGTTacggcggcaccggaggcgacggTGAGCTTCCAGTCGCCGGCGCCGTCAGCGGCGGTGGAGAAGGGTAGCTCGAGCGGCGTGTTGGTGTCGCctcctgccacggggccaccaccgccggctgcggggccggcggcggcgggagtgggCGGCGCGCTGGCGCTGGGCCCGGTGGCGATGAAGGTGCCGAAGAAGCGCGGGAGGCCGCGCAAGTACGGGCCGGACGGGAGCCTGATCCGGCCGCTCAACGCCACGCCGATCTCGGCGTCGGcgcccatggcggcggccgtggcggcggggcAGTACACGCCCGCCTCCGCGGTCGGCGCCGCTATGAAGCGCGGGAGGGGCCGGCCCCTCGacttcgccgcggcggcggcggcgggcaagcAGCACCAGCATCAccagctccaccaccaccaccagccgttCGGCTTCCACTTCGACTCGATCG GTGACATGGTGGCTTGTTCTGCTGGTGCAAATTTCACTCCACATATAATTACTGTCGCCCCTGGTGAG GATGTGACAATGAAGGTTATATCGTTTTCACAACAAGGACCACGGGCTATATGTATTCTCTCTGCCAATGGCGTGATATCAAATGTTACACTCCGTCAGCCTGATTCTTCTGGTGGCACATTGACTTATGAG GGACGCTTTGAGTTGCTGTCCTTGTCTGGGTCCTTCATGCCAACCGAAAATAGTGGAACACGAAGTCGATCTGGTGGGATGAGTGTGTCTCTCGCCAGCCCAGACGGTCGTGTCGTCGGTGGTGGAGTTGCCGGGCTCCTGGTGGCAGCAAGCCCTGTTCAG ATTGTCGTGGGGAGCTTCCTGCCAAGCTATCAGCTGGAGCAGAAGCACAAGAAGCCGCGGGTGGACCCGGCACCCACCCTCCCCCAGACCCCTCCCGCCATTCCAATCTCAAGCGTGGACACCCACAGCGGCGAGCAAGGGCAGCACAGCTCCGCGGCCCATCAGAGAACAGTGAACGTCGTGACCTCAGCGTACGGAGCGGACCAGAGCTGGGCGTCCCCCGCCCAGCCCACACCCGAGGCGTCCAGGACGCCGTCAGGCGATCAGAAGACGACCGCCTCTGGATCCTGA